The stretch of DNA AAGAGCTGTTCAATTATCTAAATCTGCTAGCGAAGGAGAAGCTAGGGGTTCATACAGAAATTTTTAGTGGGATTAGTACACTTTGGTTAGTCTGTGAGCATGTCAGTCAGGAATGGTACGTTGGTGATGATAATGTGGAAAAATCTACAGGTAGACATTCTGTTCAACTGGGAAAGAAAGGCTTTTTAGCAAATGAAACCACATTAGCAGCGAAAGAAGATATTGATGAACTTTTTACATTTTTGAAAAATTCTGGTGTTAAGATTGGGATTGGAACAGGGAGACCTGAGCTTGAAACCATTCAGCCATTTCATCATTTAGACTGGCTAAAACACTTTGACATCAATCATATTGTCACTGCAGATGATGTGCAAACAGCGGAAAAAGAATTGATTGAAAGAAGGTCGTTATCAAAGCCGGACCCATTCACTTACATCGTGGGACTAAAAGGCAGAGGAACTTCATCAAAGGATTGCATAAATACACCACTGCCAATTGAAAACGGTGAAGAGGTCCTAGTTGTGGGTGACTCTTTGGCCGACCTGCTAGCTGCTAGAAAAATGGGATGTAAGTTTGCAGCAGTATTGACAGGATTATCAGGAAAAGATGCGAGAAGTACATTTGAAAAGCATGAGGCAGATTATATTCTTGATACAGTGCTTGAGGTGAGGGGAATAATCGGTAAAAACTAAGGTCATATCATCCTTATGAGTGACCACTATTGCCTTTTTTAAAAGGTTTCGGGCATTCATGGCTACTATGAGTGACCACTATTGCCTTTTTTAAAGGGTTTCGGGCATTCATGGCTACTATGAGTGACCGCAATGGCCTTTTTTTAAAGATTTCGGGCATTTATGGCTACTATGAGTGACCGCAATGGCCTTTTTTAGAAGGTTTCGGGCTCTTATCCTATAAGAACTCTACTGTAACAGAAAACCCATTTTTCAGGTTTACTCTCGAAATTTTGCTATTTACTCACTTATTACATAAATATAAAAAAAGAAGACCAAATCAATATGAGATTTGGTCTTCTTTTGGTTATTTAACTTTCTCTAACTCAAATCTTCCTGGATAGAAGGAATCAACATTTTCTAACTCCAAAGATTGTGCTTCGTTTAAACCATTAATTTGTGTAAGGGCACGGATTACCTCTGTAGTAATTTCCTTATCAAGGGTTAACACCATGATGGCTTCTCCACCAACAGTTGTTCTACCGACTTGCATCGTTCCAATATTAATCTGGTAATCACCGAGAAGCGATCCAACTTTACCAATCATACCAGGGACGTCCTGATGTTTTACAAGTAAAAGATGGCTTTCAGGTCTAACATCAATACGATACTCGTTAATTTTAACGATTCTTGCACCATAGCCGTTTAATACGGTAGCGCCAATTTTAGCAGTTTCTGAGCCTTTTGTGATGGAAAGTTCCATATAGTTGGCAAAACCTTTATTATTGGCGTTCTTTTGGACATTGTAAGAAACTCCCTGTCCTTTTAAAAGATGCAGTGCATTAATTAAATTAACAGAATCACTTAAATGATAAGAAAGGATACCTTTAA from Neobacillus sp. CF12 encodes:
- a CDS encoding HAD hydrolase-like protein, producing MIGTILFDVDGVLLSEEHYFDASALTVWELLISKNYLALSPEKYKTDYSPTEIKVVRETVFGKNDEVLKLMKSRGLNANWDMIYLSFGHQFIHLLSQIKENEKERINIWMQEPINRDVLLEIGKVLGNYDISLDFDRFVPDFERSTETKQELFNYLNLLAKEKLGVHTEIFSGISTLWLVCEHVSQEWYVGDDNVEKSTGRHSVQLGKKGFLANETTLAAKEDIDELFTFLKNSGVKIGIGTGRPELETIQPFHHLDWLKHFDINHIVTADDVQTAEKELIERRSLSKPDPFTYIVGLKGRGTSSKDCINTPLPIENGEEVLVVGDSLADLLAARKMGCKFAAVLTGLSGKDARSTFEKHEADYILDTVLEVRGIIGKN